The following are encoded in a window of Vicugna pacos chromosome 28, VicPac4, whole genome shotgun sequence genomic DNA:
- the LYG2 gene encoding lysozyme g-like protein 2 isoform X2, translating into MLSFALFGGLFALIGVISGNSSNSASEARHMKRILLKPDSTSRGSHTFTHSMNSRLHPPLYHGCYGDITTMETSGASCDIGKLINCGIPGSEMFADMDLRALKPYRTLIKEVGLRHCVDPALIAAIISRVSHGGTVLLDGWDHTGNKFGLMQLDKNIHQPAGTWDSKEHLLQAVGILTDRIKAIQKKFPSWSEAQHLKGGLSAFKSGAEAVATLKDIDTDFVNDTMARAKFFKRHGF; encoded by the exons ATGCTCTCTTTTGCCCTGTTTGGGGGACTTTTCGCCCTCATTG GTGTTATCAGTGGGAATTCATCGAACAGTGCTTCGGAGGCAAGACATATGAAGAGAATACTGTTAAAACCAGACA GCACTTCCAGGGGCTCACATACTTTCACTCATTCAATGAACTCTCGCCTGCATCCCCCCCTGTACCACGGCTGCTATGGTGACATCACGACCATGGAGACCTCTGGTGCCTCCTGTGATATTGGCAAGTTGATTAATTGCG GCATCCCTGGTTCTGAAATGTTTGCCGACATGGATTTGAGGGCCTTAAAGCCTTACCGGACTCTGATCAAAGAAGTCGGGCTGAGGCACTGCGTGGACCCTGCCCTCATTGCAGCCATCATCTCCAGAGTAAGCCACGGCGGAACTGTCCTGCTAGACGGCTGGGACCACACAGGAAATAAGTTTGGCTTGATGCAG CTTGATAAAAATATTCATCAACCTGCTGGCACCTGGGATAGCAAAGAACACCTTCTGCAGGCTGTTGGGATTCTAACGGACAGAATTAAGGCAATCCAGAAAAAGTTCCCCTCGTGGAGTGAGGCTCAGCACCTCAAAG GTGGTCTCTCAGCCTTCAAGTCAGGAGCTGAAGCCGTTGCCACCCTCAAGGACATAGACACTGACTTCGTCAATGATACTATGGCccgcgctaaattctttaagagACATGGCTTCTAG
- the LYG2 gene encoding lysozyme g-like protein 2 isoform X3 yields MLSFALFGGLFALIGTSRGSHTFTHSMNSRLHPPLYHGCYGDITTMETSGASCDIGKLINCGIPGSEMFADMDLRALKPYRTLIKEVGLRHCVDPALIAAIISRVSHGGTVLLDGWDHTGNKFGLMQLDKNIHQPAGTWDSKEHLLQAVGILTDRIKAIQKKFPSWSEAQHLKGGLSAFKSGAEAVATLKDIDTDFVNDTMARAKFFKRHGF; encoded by the exons ATGCTCTCTTTTGCCCTGTTTGGGGGACTTTTCGCCCTCATTG GCACTTCCAGGGGCTCACATACTTTCACTCATTCAATGAACTCTCGCCTGCATCCCCCCCTGTACCACGGCTGCTATGGTGACATCACGACCATGGAGACCTCTGGTGCCTCCTGTGATATTGGCAAGTTGATTAATTGCG GCATCCCTGGTTCTGAAATGTTTGCCGACATGGATTTGAGGGCCTTAAAGCCTTACCGGACTCTGATCAAAGAAGTCGGGCTGAGGCACTGCGTGGACCCTGCCCTCATTGCAGCCATCATCTCCAGAGTAAGCCACGGCGGAACTGTCCTGCTAGACGGCTGGGACCACACAGGAAATAAGTTTGGCTTGATGCAG CTTGATAAAAATATTCATCAACCTGCTGGCACCTGGGATAGCAAAGAACACCTTCTGCAGGCTGTTGGGATTCTAACGGACAGAATTAAGGCAATCCAGAAAAAGTTCCCCTCGTGGAGTGAGGCTCAGCACCTCAAAG GTGGTCTCTCAGCCTTCAAGTCAGGAGCTGAAGCCGTTGCCACCCTCAAGGACATAGACACTGACTTCGTCAATGATACTATGGCccgcgctaaattctttaagagACATGGCTTCTAG
- the LYG2 gene encoding lysozyme g-like protein 2 isoform X1 produces MLSFALFGGLFALIECILLEGVISGNSSNSASEARHMKRILLKPDSTSRGSHTFTHSMNSRLHPPLYHGCYGDITTMETSGASCDIGKLINCGIPGSEMFADMDLRALKPYRTLIKEVGLRHCVDPALIAAIISRVSHGGTVLLDGWDHTGNKFGLMQLDKNIHQPAGTWDSKEHLLQAVGILTDRIKAIQKKFPSWSEAQHLKGGLSAFKSGAEAVATLKDIDTDFVNDTMARAKFFKRHGF; encoded by the exons ATGCTCTCTTTTGCCCTGTTTGGGGGACTTTTCGCCCTCATTG AGTGTATTCTGCTTGAAGGTGTTATCAGTGGGAATTCATCGAACAGTGCTTCGGAGGCAAGACATATGAAGAGAATACTGTTAAAACCAGACA GCACTTCCAGGGGCTCACATACTTTCACTCATTCAATGAACTCTCGCCTGCATCCCCCCCTGTACCACGGCTGCTATGGTGACATCACGACCATGGAGACCTCTGGTGCCTCCTGTGATATTGGCAAGTTGATTAATTGCG GCATCCCTGGTTCTGAAATGTTTGCCGACATGGATTTGAGGGCCTTAAAGCCTTACCGGACTCTGATCAAAGAAGTCGGGCTGAGGCACTGCGTGGACCCTGCCCTCATTGCAGCCATCATCTCCAGAGTAAGCCACGGCGGAACTGTCCTGCTAGACGGCTGGGACCACACAGGAAATAAGTTTGGCTTGATGCAG CTTGATAAAAATATTCATCAACCTGCTGGCACCTGGGATAGCAAAGAACACCTTCTGCAGGCTGTTGGGATTCTAACGGACAGAATTAAGGCAATCCAGAAAAAGTTCCCCTCGTGGAGTGAGGCTCAGCACCTCAAAG GTGGTCTCTCAGCCTTCAAGTCAGGAGCTGAAGCCGTTGCCACCCTCAAGGACATAGACACTGACTTCGTCAATGATACTATGGCccgcgctaaattctttaagagACATGGCTTCTAG